In Ancylothrix sp. D3o, a genomic segment contains:
- the mobV gene encoding MobV family relaxase codes for MNAQTILRVKKFNSLQNLKTAASHDTRAFFTPNVNPDRSVVILAGATHPDDVIKLTRLKIGSQKIRKNAVVGAEIILSASPEYFRPNDPSAYGKWDEEKLNLWEKASSQWLEQKLGDNILQTSLHLDEATPHIHCLWVPLNKQGKLSYWTTEFGGTRDSLSKVQDSYAQALEPLGIERGIKGSKTTHTKIQQYYEAVNTAITEPLVTEQLFPEVREGETASQYRERAMQEVQPQLELMKLQLGHIQMFQQERNTYRQKAIAAEKRSSALAEKARLADEITTGISKTLIPLATTITSLSPNHRIEGKEWSFSRKTEAIFVHRHTDNFQISLNEKTWPEVSSELKPSDLTALQDLSGLMCRWVQAKYQLSQEPEL; via the coding sequence ATGAACGCTCAAACAATCTTAAGAGTTAAAAAATTCAACAGCTTGCAGAATCTCAAAACAGCAGCCAGCCACGACACCAGAGCTTTCTTTACTCCGAATGTTAATCCAGATAGAAGTGTAGTCATTTTGGCCGGTGCTACCCACCCAGATGATGTAATTAAACTTACCCGCCTGAAAATAGGCTCTCAGAAAATCAGGAAAAATGCAGTAGTTGGCGCAGAAATTATCCTCAGTGCTTCCCCCGAATACTTTAGGCCAAATGACCCCAGTGCTTACGGAAAATGGGATGAAGAAAAATTGAATTTATGGGAGAAGGCAAGCAGCCAGTGGTTAGAACAAAAATTAGGAGATAATATTCTACAAACCAGCCTGCACCTAGATGAAGCCACCCCCCATATCCATTGTTTGTGGGTTCCTTTAAATAAACAAGGGAAATTAAGTTACTGGACAACTGAATTTGGCGGAACAAGAGACAGTTTATCTAAAGTTCAGGATAGCTATGCTCAAGCTCTTGAACCATTAGGAATTGAACGGGGAATTAAAGGTAGCAAAACCACCCATACCAAAATTCAACAATATTATGAAGCGGTGAATACAGCCATAACAGAACCATTGGTTACTGAACAGTTATTTCCAGAAGTAAGAGAGGGGGAAACAGCAAGCCAATATCGAGAACGGGCCATGCAGGAAGTACAACCACAATTAGAATTGATGAAGCTGCAATTGGGCCATATCCAAATGTTTCAACAAGAACGCAATACTTATCGTCAAAAAGCTATTGCAGCAGAAAAACGCTCATCAGCCTTAGCGGAAAAAGCACGACTGGCTGACGAAATTACCACCGGCATCAGTAAAACTCTTATCCCTCTTGCCACCACCATTACTTCCTTATCTCCTAACCACCGCATAGAGGGGAAAGAATGGAGTTTCTCACGAAAAACGGAAGCAATTTTTGTTCACCGGCACACTGATAATTTCCAAATTAGCCTTAATGAAAAAACGTGGCCCGAAGTTTCCTCGGAACTGAAACCCTCTGATCTTACTGCATTACAAGATTTATCTGGTTTAATGTGCCGGTGGGTACAAGCTAAATATCAACTTTCTCAAGAACCGGAACTTTAA